Proteins found in one Thalassophryne amazonica chromosome 1, fThaAma1.1, whole genome shotgun sequence genomic segment:
- the olfm3a gene encoding noelin-3a, with protein MVNDKSASPESVRMRVLLNVLYPVLFLSVFGLYPSMTIGPKEGWQVYSSAQDADGRCICTVVAPEQSLCSRDAKSRQLRQLLEKVQNMSQSIEVLNLRTQRDFQYVMKMENQMKGLRTKFRQIEDDRKSIMARNFQELKDKMDELKPLIPVLEQYKMDAALISQFKEEIRNLSVVLTGIQEELGAYDYDELYQRVLRLDSRLRSCMGKLTCGKLMKITGPVTIKTSGTRFGAWMTDPLATTRNNRVWYMDGYTNSKIVREYKTVEDFAAGLVSRTYSLPFKWEGTNHIVYNGSLYYNKYQSNIIVKYSFETGSVLAQRALEFAGFHNMYPYSWGGYSDIDVMADELGMWVVYATNQNAGNVVISQIDPDTLQVLKTWNTEYSKRNAGESFMICGTLYITNSHMSGAKVYYAYSTKTSAYEYTDIPFHNQYFHISMLDYNARERSLYAWNNGHQVIFNVTLFHVIKTEDDS; from the exons ACAATCGGTCCAAAGGAGGGCTGGCAGGTGTACAGCTCGGCTCAGGATGCTGATGGGCGCTGTATCTGCACAGTGGTGGCACCAGAACAGAGTCTCTGCTCTCGAGATGCCAAGAGCAGACAGCTCCGCCAGCTACTAGAGAAG GTGCAAAACATGTCTCAGTCCATTGAAGTGTTGAACCTGCGAACTCAGAGGGATTTCCAATATGTCATGAAGATGGAGAACCAGATGAAGGGCCTGAGGACCAAGTTCAGACAGATTGAGGATGACAGGAAATCCATCATGGCCAGAAACTTCCAG GAGCTTAAGGACAAGATGGACGAGCTAAAGCCATTGATCCCTGTGCTGGAACAATACAAGATGGATGCCGCACTCATATCCCAGTTCAAGGAGGAGATCAGGAACTTGTCAGTGGTGCTGACAGGCATCCAAGAAGAACTTGGGGCCTATGATTATGATGAGCTCTATCAACGAGTACTGCGCCTGGACAGCAGGCTCCGGAGCTGCATGGGCAAATTAA CGTGTGGAAAATTAATGAAAATCACTGGACCTGTTACAATAAAGACATCTGGAACCCGGTTTGGAGCATGGATGACTGATCCACTGGCAACAACCAGAAACAACAGG GTTTGGTACATGGATGGTTACACCAACAGCAAGATTGTGCGTGAGTACAAAACAGTGGAAGACTTTGCAGCAGGGCTGGTTTCCCGAACATATAGCCTCCCATTCAAATGGGAGGGAACCAATCACATTGTCTACAATGGATCACTTTACTACAACAAGTACCAGAGCAACATTATTGTGAAGTACAGCTTTGAGACAGGCAGTGTGCTGGCACAGCGAGCTTTGGAGTTTGCCGGCTTCCACAACATGTACCCATATTCATGGGGGGGATACTCCGACATTGATGTCATGGCCGATGAGCTGGGCATGTGGGTAGTGTACGCAACcaatcaaaatgcaggcaatgttGTGATCTCTCAGATTGATCCGGACACCCTGCAAGTCCTGAAGACTTGGAACACGGAATACTCCAAGCGGAATGCAGGTGAATCCTTCATGATCTGCGGGACGCTGTACATCACCAACTCTCACATGTCAGGAGCGAAGGTTTACTATGCATACTCCACCAAGACGTCAGCCTATGAGTACACAGACATTCCTTTCCACAATCAGTACTTTCATATCTCCATGCTTGACTACAATGCCAGAGAGAGGTCACTGTATGCCTGGAATAACGGACACCAGGTAATATTTAATGTCACCCTCTTCCATGTCATCAAAACAGAGGATGACTCGTAG